The proteins below come from a single Thermodesulfobacteriota bacterium genomic window:
- a CDS encoding ribonuclease HII — protein sequence MDSYEKQALADGYGIVAGVDEAGRGPLAGPVVAAAVIFSPGLTSFGIRDSKKLSPARRERVVFDIFKTSPAVGVGVVWPEEVDRINILRAALKAMGAAVTKLSPAPDILLVDGPYAVDSIHMPQKPIISGDSLSVTIAAASIIAKTTRDRIMRAYHSLYPDFNFVKNKGYGTPDHISALRAVPPSPIHRRSFSYGGGGGGGRGGRGR from the coding sequence ATGGACTCTTACGAGAAGCAGGCCCTGGCCGATGGTTACGGGATCGTGGCCGGCGTGGACGAGGCCGGACGAGGCCCGCTTGCCGGGCCCGTGGTCGCGGCCGCCGTTATATTCTCCCCGGGGCTTACCTCCTTCGGGATAAGGGACTCCAAAAAACTTAGCCCCGCCAGACGCGAACGCGTCGTCTTCGATATATTCAAAACCTCTCCGGCCGTGGGAGTCGGGGTGGTGTGGCCCGAGGAGGTGGACAGGATAAACATCCTCCGGGCCGCCTTGAAGGCCATGGGCGCGGCCGTTACTAAACTCTCTCCCGCCCCGGATATCCTGCTCGTAGACGGCCCCTATGCCGTAGACTCCATCCACATGCCGCAAAAACCCATAATCTCGGGAGACTCCCTTAGCGTCACCATAGCCGCGGCCTCTATAATCGCAAAGACCACCAGAGACAGGATCATGAGGGCCTACCACTCGCTCTACCCCGACTTCAACTTCGTGAAGAACAAGGGCTACGGAACCCCGGACCACATCTCGGCATTGAGGGCCGTCCCTCCTTCCCCCATCCACAGGAGGAGTTTTAGTTACGGGGGAGGGGGCGGAGGGGGGAGAGGGGGGAGAGGGCGATGA
- the rplS gene encoding 50S ribosomal protein L19, with protein sequence MGAIEDVEKAQLRTDIPELRPGDTVVVKVKIKEGEKARTQAFEGTVIRKRGGGLRSTFTVRKVSYGVGVERIFPLHSPFIESITVKGSGRVRSAKLYYLRELKGKAARLKAKR encoded by the coding sequence ATGGGGGCCATAGAGGACGTAGAAAAAGCGCAGTTGAGGACCGATATCCCGGAGTTAAGGCCCGGCGATACCGTTGTAGTGAAGGTTAAGATAAAGGAAGGCGAAAAGGCGCGGACCCAGGCGTTCGAGGGGACCGTCATAAGGAAGCGGGGCGGGGGGCTCAGGAGCACCTTCACCGTCAGGAAGGTCTCCTACGGCGTTGGGGTGGAGAGGATATTCCCGCTTCATTCGCCTTTCATAGAGTCCATTACGGTCAAGGGCAGCGGCAGGGTGAGGAGCGCGAAGCTCTATTACCTGAGAGAGCTCAAGGGCAAGGCGGCAAGGCTTAAGGCGAAGAGGTAG
- the trmD gene encoding tRNA (guanosine(37)-N1)-methyltransferase TrmD, with protein sequence MKFDILTLFPGFFDSPLGESVTGKAIERGLIEVRTHNIRDFATDKHKTTDDTPYGGGAGMVMKPGPVVSAIESLSEGAGAGGGEGAKGGKARAAIVILTTPQGVPFDNKRAKELSGAERLIIVCGRYEGVDERIREFADLEISIGDYVLTGGEIAALAIVDAVSRFVPGVLGDDTSAETDSFSEGLLEYPQYTRPEEFRGRKVPPVLLSGNHGEIEKWRRKEAVKRTAGVRPDLLDKAELTEEEREFIEELGAG encoded by the coding sequence ATGAAGTTCGATATACTTACTCTCTTTCCCGGCTTCTTCGACTCTCCCCTCGGGGAGAGCGTTACGGGCAAGGCGATAGAGAGAGGCCTCATAGAGGTCCGCACCCATAACATAAGGGATTTCGCCACCGACAAGCACAAGACCACCGACGACACTCCCTACGGAGGCGGGGCCGGGATGGTCATGAAGCCCGGCCCGGTGGTAAGTGCCATAGAGAGTCTTAGCGAGGGGGCCGGCGCGGGGGGTGGCGAGGGTGCAAAAGGGGGAAAGGCGCGGGCGGCGATCGTAATACTGACCACCCCTCAGGGCGTACCCTTCGACAACAAAAGGGCGAAGGAACTCTCGGGAGCCGAACGGCTCATAATAGTCTGCGGCAGGTACGAGGGAGTGGACGAGAGGATAAGGGAGTTCGCGGACCTGGAGATCTCCATAGGCGATTACGTTCTTACGGGCGGCGAGATAGCCGCACTCGCGATAGTCGATGCCGTGTCGAGGTTCGTACCCGGGGTCCTCGGTGACGATACCTCGGCCGAAACAGACTCATTCTCCGAGGGGCTGCTCGAGTACCCGCAGTACACAAGGCCCGAGGAGTTCAGGGGAAGGAAGGTCCCGCCGGTCCTGCTCTCGGGGAACCACGGGGAGATAGAGAAGTGGAGGAGAAAGGAGGCGGTGAAGCGTACCGCCGGGGTAAGGCCGGACCTTCTCGACAAGGCCGAGCTTACCGAAGAGGAGAGGGAGTTCATAGAGGAGCTTGGAGCAGGATAG